From the genome of Deinococcus sp. JMULE3, one region includes:
- a CDS encoding DUF2268 domain-containing putative Zn-dependent protease (predicted Zn-dependent protease with a strongly conserved HExxH motif), whose protein sequence is MRPNRRPNQFHLLNAGGQLPPDLAPQIEEVGRSAFLRLADRLTLDGVDAVLYASPWTIPETGLVGNAPDGHSVHVAVTPGSPEFRAGWRRELPATLAHELHHARRWRHAGLGTLLDALVFEGLALHFEAGERGEVPLYARPTSDLDGLWRRAQAQLDGPYDYPAWFMGSAAQDLPRWGGYALGFELVRRFLNVAGGDAVTHAAVPSEDLRHAWGQAVTAGA, encoded by the coding sequence ATGCGCCCGAACCGCCGCCCCAACCAATTCCACCTGCTGAACGCCGGGGGGCAGCTCCCGCCCGACCTCGCCCCGCAGATCGAGGAGGTCGGGCGGAGCGCCTTCCTGCGCCTCGCGGACCGGCTGACCCTGGACGGCGTGGACGCCGTGCTGTACGCCAGCCCCTGGACGATCCCCGAGACGGGACTGGTCGGGAACGCCCCGGACGGCCACAGCGTCCACGTGGCCGTGACGCCGGGCAGTCCGGAGTTCCGGGCGGGGTGGCGGCGGGAACTGCCCGCGACGCTCGCGCACGAACTGCACCACGCGCGGCGCTGGCGGCACGCAGGCCTGGGTACTCTGCTGGACGCGCTGGTGTTCGAGGGGCTCGCCCTGCACTTCGAGGCCGGGGAGCGCGGCGAGGTGCCCCTGTACGCTCGCCCCACCAGCGACCTGGACGGGCTGTGGAGGCGGGCGCAGGCGCAGCTGGACGGTCCGTACGACTATCCCGCGTGGTTCATGGGGTCCGCCGCGCAGGACCTGCCCCGCTGGGGAGGCTACGCGCTGGGATTCGAGCTGGTCCGGCGCTTCCTGAACGTGGCGGGTGGGGACGCCGTGACGCACGCTGCCGTCCCGTCGGAGGACCTGCGGCACGCGTGGGGGCAGGCCGTTACAGCCGGTGCGTGA
- a CDS encoding dipeptidase: MIDGHLLIDGHLDLAFNALNGRDLTLPLEALRAADPVADETATVTLPELRAAGLRVCFGTLFALPHGAGSPGGYSDHAGARAQALAQLDAYHRWQDAGLVRLLSTRSEVSAHLQAQDGPLGVVLLMEGADPIRDAGDLPFWVERGVRVIGPAWGRTRYAGGTDAPGPLTPQGRELVQAMRDLNVTLDASHLDDASFWEAAEIGPQLIATHANSRALVPGNRHLTDDMARAVAQAGGMIGLVFLNRFIRPLPEGSLDSVPLSELAAHARHYAALVGWEHVALGTDLDGGFGAEKTPAGVDRYADVPAFMQELPAGARDGVAWGNWARWLTHRL, from the coding sequence CTGATCGACGGGCACCTGCTGATCGATGGGCATCTGGACCTCGCGTTCAACGCCCTGAACGGCAGGGACCTGACCCTCCCGCTGGAGGCGCTGCGCGCGGCGGACCCCGTCGCGGACGAGACGGCCACCGTCACCCTGCCTGAACTGCGCGCGGCGGGCCTGCGCGTGTGCTTCGGGACGCTGTTCGCGCTGCCGCACGGGGCGGGCAGCCCCGGCGGGTACAGCGACCACGCGGGCGCGCGGGCGCAGGCGCTGGCGCAACTGGACGCGTACCACCGCTGGCAGGACGCCGGACTGGTGCGGCTGCTGTCCACCCGGTCGGAGGTCTCTGCGCACCTGCAGGCGCAGGACGGCCCGCTGGGCGTGGTGCTGCTGATGGAGGGCGCCGATCCCATCCGGGACGCCGGGGACCTGCCGTTCTGGGTCGAGCGGGGCGTGCGTGTCATCGGCCCCGCGTGGGGACGCACCCGCTACGCCGGGGGCACGGACGCGCCGGGACCCCTCACCCCGCAGGGGCGGGAGCTGGTGCAGGCCATGCGGGACCTGAACGTCACGCTGGACGCCTCGCACCTGGACGACGCGTCGTTCTGGGAGGCGGCCGAGATCGGACCGCAACTGATCGCCACGCACGCCAACAGCCGCGCCCTGGTGCCCGGCAACCGCCACCTGACCGACGACATGGCCCGCGCGGTCGCGCAGGCGGGCGGGATGATCGGCCTGGTGTTCCTGAACCGGTTCATCCGCCCGCTGCCCGAGGGCAGCCTGGATTCCGTTCCCCTCTCGGAACTGGCCGCGCACGCCCGGCACTACGCGGCCCTGGTCGGCTGGGAGCACGTCGCGCTCGGCACGGATCTGGACGGGGGCTTCGGCGCAGAGAAGACCCCGGCGGGCGTGGACCGCTACGCGGACGTCCCCGCCTTCATGCAGGAACTGCCGGCCGGGGCGCGGGACGGCGTGGCCTGGGGGAACTGGGCGCGCTGGCTCACGCACCGGCTGTAA
- a CDS encoding HAD family phosphatase, protein MSSHPPLRAVLFDRDDTIAFTDPGVYREAALWGQETFGIDARTFGGALREQWDRRAMDWWDLRTPEQEDAFWHAYGQELAGTLGLTDAQMARLMDRWPYEAYMKPVPNARAVLGTLRERGLKVGVLSNTLPSIDRTLRFVGLDDLVDAAVATCSVGVHKPDPGAYRHAADALGVRPEEVLFVDDKIENVVAARALGMHALLIDLRGEHPDAIHDLAQVLEAVEGLDVAC, encoded by the coding sequence ATGTCCAGCCACCCTCCCCTGCGCGCCGTCCTGTTCGACCGGGACGACACCATCGCCTTCACCGACCCTGGCGTGTACCGCGAGGCGGCCCTGTGGGGCCAGGAGACGTTCGGCATCGACGCCCGCACCTTCGGCGGTGCGCTGCGCGAGCAGTGGGACCGCCGCGCGATGGACTGGTGGGACCTGCGCACACCTGAACAGGAGGACGCCTTCTGGCACGCCTACGGGCAGGAACTCGCGGGCACCCTGGGCCTGACGGACGCGCAGATGGCGCGGCTGATGGACCGCTGGCCGTACGAGGCGTACATGAAACCCGTCCCGAACGCGCGGGCAGTCCTCGGGACGCTGCGCGAGCGGGGGCTGAAGGTGGGCGTGCTGAGCAACACCCTGCCGAGCATCGACCGGACGCTGCGCTTCGTGGGTCTGGACGATCTGGTGGACGCTGCTGTGGCGACCTGCTCGGTCGGCGTACACAAACCCGACCCCGGCGCGTACCGGCACGCCGCCGACGCGCTGGGCGTGCGTCCGGAGGAGGTGCTGTTCGTGGACGACAAGATCGAGAACGTCGTGGCCGCCCGCGCGCTGGGCATGCACGCCCTGCTGATCGACCTGCGCGGCGAGCACCCGGACGCCATTCACGACCTCGCGCAGGTGCTGGAGGCCGTGGAGGGTCTGGACGTCGCGTGCTGA
- a CDS encoding metallophosphoesterase: protein MRLAFISDIHGNIHALTAVKRFLSENIVNQVIVVGDLVGYGASPGPVIDFVKREGWVVGLGSSDMRVAMDMGERADRKGVADQVLNWTKKMLTPEQVDFLRRLPPGGRITTPVGRVRFFHGSPHDPEQRLDLMAAERELESLAESLGSRVVVVGGTHVPFMRVIGDTTFVDPGSVGLTLNHEPGADVVIVDCVGRKPKVSLHKVTYDFASSAFDIMAWNLPPVIADVIRTGRMG from the coding sequence TTGAGACTGGCGTTTATCAGTGACATTCACGGGAACATTCATGCGCTGACGGCGGTGAAGCGGTTCCTGTCAGAGAACATCGTGAATCAGGTCATCGTGGTTGGTGATCTGGTCGGGTACGGCGCGAGTCCGGGTCCGGTGATCGATTTCGTGAAGCGCGAGGGCTGGGTGGTGGGCCTGGGGTCCAGTGACATGCGTGTCGCGATGGACATGGGTGAGCGCGCGGACCGGAAGGGCGTGGCGGACCAGGTGCTGAACTGGACGAAGAAGATGCTCACGCCGGAGCAGGTGGATTTCCTGCGGCGCCTGCCGCCGGGGGGGCGGATCACGACGCCGGTGGGTCGCGTGCGGTTCTTCCATGGCAGTCCGCATGATCCGGAGCAGCGCCTGGACCTGATGGCGGCCGAGCGGGAACTGGAGTCCCTGGCGGAGTCGCTGGGGTCGCGGGTGGTCGTGGTGGGTGGGACGCACGTGCCGTTCATGCGGGTGATCGGGGATACGACGTTTGTGGATCCGGGCAGTGTGGGCCTGACGCTGAATCACGAGCCGGGGGCGGACGTGGTGATCGTGGATTGCGTGGGTCGCAAGCCGAAGGTGTCGCTGCACAAGGTGACGTACGACTTCGCGTCCTCTGCGTTCGACATCATGGCGTGGAACCTGCCGCCGGTGATCGCGGACGTGATCCGCACGGGCCGCATGGGCTGA
- the lnt gene encoding apolipoprotein N-acyltransferase: protein MPTPATGLLLGLLLAACGLPLPWSALSFIPLTLILAFIARADTPRHAAGRAFWVGFGYFGLHLWWLGAFLVNLLGFPPLGAAAALLFALEGTFLAITAYLATLLPRTRTGRIWTLAGAWVILEWLRFLGPLAFPWPTLGYTLLPTPVIQIADLGGVLLGSVLITFTAASLAHAWTERARWGRRPLAPALLAALAWAAALGYGLTRTPGTGPEQPMRVMRVTFDPFERASGDLPAETQFAQTRAASLNRPAGSVVVWSETAITYPGTPDTRPDFPGPGITGAGGIDYGVTPTSPLADPPPYNTAIALDTAGRVTSRSDKSKLVPFGEEFPFQPILGPIYRMILNPLGFAIPNFRPNSNPTPLNLNGVLYGAYICYDSVFPRVARALAAQGAQVLVNPSNDGWYQGWGVQQHFNMGRVRAIETRRWLVRSVNNGVAGAVNDLGQPIQTVQSGQELQTLDVRPRLLTGTTLYVRLGDWPALILALGMILYGMTRRERDF from the coding sequence ATGCCCACGCCCGCCACCGGCCTCCTGCTCGGCCTGCTCCTCGCCGCCTGCGGCCTCCCGCTCCCATGGAGCGCCCTGAGCTTCATTCCCCTGACCCTGATCCTCGCCTTCATCGCCCGCGCCGACACGCCCCGCCACGCCGCCGGACGCGCCTTCTGGGTGGGCTTCGGGTACTTCGGCCTGCACCTGTGGTGGCTCGGCGCGTTCCTCGTGAACCTCCTGGGCTTCCCACCCCTCGGTGCGGCCGCCGCCCTGCTGTTCGCCCTGGAAGGCACGTTCCTCGCCATCACGGCGTACCTCGCCACCCTACTGCCCCGCACCCGCACCGGGCGCATCTGGACCCTCGCCGGCGCGTGGGTGATCCTCGAATGGCTCCGCTTCCTCGGCCCACTCGCCTTCCCCTGGCCGACCCTCGGGTACACCCTGCTGCCCACCCCCGTCATCCAGATCGCGGACCTGGGTGGCGTCCTGCTGGGCAGCGTCCTGATCACCTTCACCGCCGCCAGCCTCGCCCACGCCTGGACGGAACGTGCCCGGTGGGGGAGACGCCCCCTCGCACCCGCGCTCCTCGCCGCACTCGCCTGGGCCGCTGCCCTCGGCTATGGCCTGACCCGCACCCCCGGCACCGGACCCGAACAACCCATGCGGGTCATGCGCGTCACCTTCGACCCATTCGAACGCGCCAGCGGAGATCTCCCAGCCGAGACCCAGTTCGCCCAGACACGCGCCGCCAGCCTGAACCGACCCGCCGGAAGTGTCGTCGTCTGGAGCGAGACCGCCATCACCTATCCCGGAACGCCCGACACCCGCCCCGACTTTCCCGGACCCGGCATCACCGGCGCGGGCGGCATCGACTACGGCGTCACCCCAACCAGCCCCCTCGCAGACCCCCCTCCGTACAACACCGCCATCGCCCTCGACACAGCCGGTCGCGTCACCAGCCGTAGCGATAAGTCCAAACTCGTGCCCTTCGGCGAGGAATTCCCGTTCCAGCCCATTCTCGGCCCGATCTACCGGATGATCCTCAACCCACTTGGATTCGCAATACCCAACTTTCGCCCCAACTCCAACCCTACGCCTCTCAACCTGAACGGCGTGCTGTACGGCGCGTACATCTGCTACGACAGCGTCTTCCCAAGGGTCGCCCGCGCACTGGCCGCGCAGGGCGCGCAGGTGCTCGTGAACCCCAGCAACGACGGCTGGTACCAGGGCTGGGGCGTGCAGCAGCACTTCAACATGGGCCGCGTCCGCGCCATCGAAACCCGCCGCTGGCTTGTCCGCAGCGTCAACAACGGCGTCGCCGGAGCGGTGAACGACCTCGGGCAGCCCATCCAGACCGTCCAGAGCGGCCAGGAGCTGCAGACCCTAGACGTCCGCCCCCGACTGCTGACCGGCACCACCCTGTACGTCCGCCTCGGCGACTGGCCCGCGCTGATCCTCGCCCTCGGCATGATCCTGTACGGCATGACCCGCCGAGAACGGGACTTCTAG